In Camelus dromedarius isolate mCamDro1 chromosome 16, mCamDro1.pat, whole genome shotgun sequence, the genomic stretch CACGATCTTGGGGAAGAAGAGCTATTAACACACAAAGGGACCTAACCACACAAAGGAAATGCTGTTTCCCACCTCGTAATCCAGTTTTATCGTGACCTGTTTCACCTTAAGTACTTATTTCAGTACCCATCACTTGAACCATCAAGACTATTtattaaccaattttttttttttttttagcccaagATGTCTGTGTAATTTTGCCAAGTACATGATAGAAGAACACAGGAATGGATTTTCATCTCAAGAATACTTAAGTTGAGGGAAGAAATTCAGCTTTTATTGTTAGACTGTGACAGTTTCAAACACTTGTGGTGGTGGGATGACCATCATTATACAAAATTCCACCTAGTAAAGTTTTAGGTGACCAGTGACCTTGTCAATTAGGTCTACCGGTCCTGGTCCAATTCCTAAAACAGTTCGAGAGCCTGGTGCAATCTGAGTACGTCCAGCATCTTGGATTAAACTTACAGTCAGTCCCAGCATTTTTGCATGGGTCAATAATTCAACCAGAGTTTCTTCATCAGGGGCTTTGACCACCACTTTGGGCTGGCCACAGTATTCCCACTGTTGGAGTAATTCGGGGTTTCTCCTTTGAATTTGCTTGTAGGCAGAAACAGCAGCATGAGAGCACTGGGCAGCCACCTTCCCTTTTCCCATCTTTAAGTCACTTCGAACCACAAGAATCATTTTGTACTCCCCACTCTCTCCTAAGATGCTTGCTTCAGTTCCAGTGTCGGTGTCTGTCTCACTCGCTGAGCTCCTGGGGGTCATCCCAAAGCGTGCTCGGAGGCCCCAGCCCAGGCACATGCCACAAGCAACTCCAGCAGCCAAACTGAGTGCACCAGGATGAGCCAAATACTCCATAACCAAGGATTTGGAGATcatcttaaaggaaaagaaaaaagttaccaCTATCTAGCAGTGGAAAGTTAGAGGCTTATCAGATAAAACACACAATATATAAGCAGCAATATTTTAGTTCATccagaaaaaaggcaaaatatgtTTTGGGTCTGAGgcatgtattgattttttttctcccctatgTATCAGAAAAGATTCAAGAATACAGATAAAGCAGTTTAGGTCATTTTGAATCTCTGTGAGGAGTACATCTCTCTTTCTTGGACACAACAAAgctctgttcctcagtcttccctaAGTCTTTTGGAGAAAGGAAATGTTCAGTTTTACCAAGATGCCTAAAGGATATAGATATAAAGAAACCAAGAGTAACTAACTCACCCTCTTCGGGAATATAGTGCTTATTGTGTCTTCATAATGCAGCAGTTCTCAACAGGGATGGTACCAATCCCTTAGAGAAGTTCCTGGTTGTCACAGCAATGGGCCCGGAGTGAGGTGCACCGCTGACATTTACTAGACCTTGGCGTGGAATGTTAAAAGCCGCACAAGTGAAAATCTGTCTCACTGGACATGACTGTAGGCGAAAAACTACTATACCTAAAACTAGAACCCGACTTCATTTTGTGTatgaacacaaaggtttttttttcgtGGTTTTAACGCACACTGAATTTACCAGTAGTATAACTATCATAGAAAACAAAGGAAGattatcctttttcattttagaaattccTGTCACCCCAGCAGAGCTGCTCATATTTGAATCATCAACAAAAAACACCTATATCAGTCTACATTTGAGTCTGTTGGATTCATACTTACATGTATAGGCACAACAACCATCAGCTTCTTCTAGCAGAACAGTATCTAAGCATTTATACATTGAGATACATGAGGACACCATGTTTCTAGTGCTTATAAGTAGTGCCCTTGGAATCGTGCAGTACATAATCTGCATGGATAGACAGCATTTGTAGAAATACATATGTTATCATAAATTCCCTTTTTGTActtatttaagttaaaattaggACATTATATTAATGTTTCTGAAAGAAAGAATGTGTTGGGTCTGGTAgggtgagaaccactgctctaagtgCCTATGAGTCAAGTCTCTAATTCAGAAACAAAATCTCCAATGCCTTTGCAAATAGATTTTCATATAAGTCACGGCTGTCTCCAGATCTACACGGATTAGGAGGATTATGAGAGAAACTGGGCCAACAGACCTTCAGTAATTGTTAGAAAATGATAAATTACACTctatctgaagaaaaagaaaatgtctatATAAGTTTGTGTCCAAATTATAAAAGTACAATTAACACATTACTGCTGTGCTATGTATCTTGCTTTATAAGGCTAGATCTAGGTCAAAGTACAGTTAATAAACAAGTGAAACAACCCAACATCCCACACACTTGCAATCTCAAATTCAAACCTTGCCCTCTCCTCAACAAAACTAATTTCCCTGAAACTGCTACTTAATCTTATAAAACCTGTAGCTACTGCCCCTTCCTTGGAGTCCATTAGAATCCTTTACTATTCAGATACTTTCTGAAACACCTACCAAAAACCCCTCTGCATTTTTAGTTTATGCACCCCTTTCTCTAGTTGGAGTTCTTTCTGAAGCTACCTTCGTTAAAGCCCAACTTTTACAGATAACGGAGGCAAGAATACCAGGACAATGTGGTGAGCAACATATTTCCAGAAGTTCAGAGCATTCTAAGACACTCTTTGATCCTTAGGACGTTCTAATCTCCTATCAGCTTGATCTGATTATCATCTAACTCCTCTAAAAGGTGTTTCAGCCTGTCCCCTTCTCTGTGTATCTCTTATAAACCAGTAAACTTATGTATCAGTAAACCCAGTGTTTGAGACTAAGGTAAAATAACTACTCTTAGTCTCATTGATAATCCCAAGCAAAACAAACAGGTCCTATGAAACCCTCCTCTTGGTGCCTTCCAATTCCTCTGCCAGATTAAACCCCTTTCACAAATGCTCCTGATCCCATTACCTCTAGAACCACCCTCCACCCATTAATCTTGTTTCACTGGCTATTGCCCCTTGGCGTTTtccaaccttaaaaaaaaaaaaaaaaaacttcctgaaTCCTCTTTGACCCTTAAATCACTGTCTCACTTTTCCTTTAAACTTCTTCAGTtacctgcctcccttcctcactCAACTGAAATTCCTAAGGAATCAGAAACTAGCCAACTGCCAAATGAGGTCTCTTTAGTTTTTGGCACCACTCATTGGTAACTTTTCCTTAACTTTCTTCCCTTGAATTCCTTAACCCAATTTTCACCCTATTATCATCCTACCTTTCTGACAGCTTTTTTCCATAGTCTTTCTCTGGCTATACATCCTCTGTTTGCCCCTGATTTATCTATCACCCAAGCTTAAACTTTAGCCCTCAGTCTGTACGTATGTCGTCCTATGTAGCAACCATTAGCCAAATGTtgttatttaaacttaaattaattACGGCCaaactttaaaattcagttattcTGTTGCacttagccacatttcaagtgctcaatagctcAACAACTTAAAAGTGGCTAGGTGCTGTTCCATCAGTCAGTGagacagagaacatttccatGACTTTCAtggcagaaagttctactggacagggCTGGTCTATATAATCTCTTTCCATTCTATCAATCAATCAGTATCTACTGAGGGCCTACTGTGCACTGTTCTGGATCCTGGAGATAAAGcactgaacaaaacaaagtcccaaTATTCATGGAGCTAACATTCTAGtaggaggagacagacaatagtTTGTCAGATGAACAATCTCATCTATTCCTGAACCATCATATGCTGAGGAATCCTAAAGCCTCTCCCAGGCTCCACGCCTGAACTTCCAGCTTCTGCTGTATTTCATCACTTAGATGAATATGAAGTAGCCTGAACTGTGTCCTAAACTGAACTCAgtattttcccttccctctcagaCTTCCTGTAATCTTTCCACATTTGGTTCACTTGTGCTTTAGGTCACCCTAGTTCATCTGACATTGTAATTAATTGCACTTCTAAAGCACAAATCTCATCCTGTaacttctctgctcaaaaatcACTGGATAAATGCGTAAGGTATGACGAAACTGAGTTCCCCTAAAACTGAGTCCTCTTATTGGGTTTATAATTAGTTTCATTAGtcaaaactttattccctttcttgtctgcTGTGATCTCAATCTTGCACTAATTCAACACTAATCAACCAGAGTCAATGACTAAAACTGCTGTTGTAGATATCATCATTAACATACAAGCTCGGGTTGTTTCGCCAGGGCAAGATGAACTAACAGACTCTTGAGCCAGGGACCACCTGGCCGGGAAAATCATAAACCAGAGATATCCTGACTCCTGAATTAAAAAGTGTCACAGAAATGTCAAGAGA encodes the following:
- the PTRH2 gene encoding peptidyl-tRNA hydrolase 2, mitochondrial, which gives rise to MISKSLVMEYLAHPGALSLAAGVACGMCLGWGLRARFGMTPRSSASETDTDTGTEASILGESGEYKMILVVRSDLKMGKGKVAAQCSHAAVSAYKQIQRRNPELLQQWEYCGQPKVVVKAPDEETLVELLTHAKMLGLTVSLIQDAGRTQIAPGSRTVLGIGPGPVDLIDKVTGHLKLY